Below is a genomic region from Erigeron canadensis isolate Cc75 chromosome 7, C_canadensis_v1, whole genome shotgun sequence.
GCAAGTGTTTATATTGTAATTCTTTGTTGATTTATTCCATTGTCTAtggtataatttttttcttcaatcaCTATGTTATCTATTTTTTTCTCACTTGGTTATGAAAATTATACGTATAAGATGTGGATTTATCTAATTGTATTCACATATCTTTCATTAATTAGTTACACTTTATGAGTTATTTATAAGCTAATGCGGTCTTTTTCGTCTCATCTCAAAATTGTTGTTTTACTCTTTTCGATTGGTATTGTATGATCATCTTAATCCAATAAATTTATTACCGTTTgtgaatatttatatatatatttataatatatatagtaaaccCATACATCATACGGTATTAAGAatagtaatataatatacttCATGTGATCATAAAATAGAATGTCTCCTTGTTTCTTGTACGTTACAATATCCGCGTTTGGTGAACACGTTTTCGTTTGTTGATCATGCATGTATATATCACTAAACTAATTAATTTAACTCGTTTGCATGtttcattaaactaattaataaatttaactCATATGTATAAACACATAGTCATaaactacaagtctacaacaatcaaacaattaaaatacataatataaGTAGTTGAAAACTTAATATTGACATTGATAATTAggaatatatatacaacattaatataatttcatatatgaAGTAGACAAATTAACCATCATATATAGTACCAAAAGAGAACAATTAATTAAGTTCTTACTTGCTAACTaactaactaactaactacatTGGCTTGAAATTTCATCTAGTAATTTATACCTTCTCACCCTATGTTTAAAAACTGGTCTTATTTTGATCCCACCACCATCTCCTAAATGATTCTCTGACTTTGACTTTCTTAACACCAcattattcttcttcttcttcttatccTCAACCACCACCCCACCACCGACGACGATCCTTTTCCGGCTAGTAGACACCGGCGATTCCTCCGCTGATGATCCATGTACTACTTTCTTCATCTCATTAAAACTTTTTGTCACCTTTATCTCTAAATTAGCTTTCCTAATTCTTTGAGTTCTTTCTCTCAAATCCTTATGACTTGCCATTTTCTCATCAGGATTTCCTTTGCTCTTTCCGGCGTGATCACCGCGTGTTTCGCCGGATTTCCTTGACTTACCGGCTGAGTCATGTAAGCACCAGTTGCAAGTGTTGTATGTCTCAAGTTTAGGGTAGAGATTGCTACAATATCTATTAAAAGAATTtcaatataaaaagtattatatgtTTGAAAATAATGTAAAGACGCAGACAGTCATGACTCTATCCAAAGGTCGAGAAACTGCTTCCAAACGAAATTAAAAATATacgaaataaaaataaaaaataaatatatgaattgaACCTTACTTGtgttgtgatctgaatttacaTATTTTGCATTTGAAAAGCTCTATAGTGATGCCATGATCACCACACATGCAACACTCTATGGGTGATGGTTGTGTATCGCCGGGACGAGCACCGCCGCCTCCACCGCTAGCGCTGCCACCGTGGCTTCCTTTGGTTTTCACCATTTTgatttagagagagaaagggagAGGAAGGAGAGAGGAAGCTAGAGATATATATGTGCAtccatgtgtgtatatatatattgctattGCTATTGGAATAATTATTCTGTGATCGAAATAATacaccttttattttatattgtttttttacttCTAACAAACTATTTCTATAGAATAACTTTATAGTATATAGTATGATATCATCATTACAATGAATGtatcatcaattaattaattactaaaaGATTCATATGGCATTCATATACTAGTTTACTTTATAGCGTCACATAAAACACGAGAAAAATATAACTCACATTTTTGTATTATTTCAAACTCTATTATGCCCCGTAagtaaaatctagtcttaataaaaaaaagtactagTGTATCTTATAGTGTATAGTATAATTATCATTACACAAACTACGAGTTTAATGTGATTTTAAAAAGTGTTTTTATGACCAAACGTCATTTTTGAATTTGAAACTAAAATTAACAACTAAATTTGACAATAAAGGTCGAAATGATTACATAGAATCGAGAATTGAGAAAAACGTTTTATCAAGTAATTTAAATAGTCATCTATTTGGATTAATCCATGACATGATAACCTCCGATTGCATATAAGTGAAAGTCTAATTCAAATAATTCAAATACGTTGATTAGTAACCGAAGTTTAGATAAAGACTCACCCTTTCGTACCTGTCAATTTCTTGACTTTATTAAACCCCTTAACTAAATAATTCCATTATAAGGTCCAGCACTCCAATACATCGTTTATAACTTTCTAGTCAATTATTGTACATTTTAGTAATTAGATAACAATCGTATCTAACTCGTATTTTATTGATTGTAACCAACTATTAACTCATTAATTCTTATTATCTATCAATAGTAACTTTTTTTACTATTACCATTCATAGAACCTACTATTTATATCTAAGCAATCAAAGTAACTCATACGCAACCTTAGCTACCACTAAATTCATGCACATATCACCAACAGTTATTTGAAAGAATTAACAAactaagatcacgacacaatattaaaactaaataaacttgGAATTCAGTCGATGATGCaaaatttagctactcataatagCAAACAAATCACAATAAGTATTAATATGAGAAAAAGTAGTGTACCAATGTGAAGAAACAACAagaaagctaagaaaatcgaaGGTGGAATTAATGTCTTAAATCTCTTGAGAAACCTTGTAAAATTTGAAGATATTTTAGCTTCTTGAAAACCCCTCTAAATACCTTAAAGTCGACTGAGAGTAAAAGGTATTCGTTTGGTAGGATTTTGGTTTTCTATTAA
It encodes:
- the LOC122608396 gene encoding uncharacterized protein LOC122608396, translated to MVKTKGSHGGSASGGGGGARPGDTQPSPIECCMCGDHGITIELFKCKICKFRSQHKYCSNLYPKLETYNTCNWCLHDSAGKSRKSGETRGDHAGKSKGNPDEKMASHKDLRERTQRIRKANLEIKVTKSFNEMKKVVHGSSAEESPVSTSRKRIVVGGGVVVEDKKKKKNNVVLRKSKSENHLGDGGGIKIRPVFKHRVRRYKLLDEISSQCS